In Nitrobacteraceae bacterium AZCC 1564, the following proteins share a genomic window:
- a CDS encoding chaperonin GroEL (HSP60 family) (product_source=COG0459; cath_funfam=1.10.560.10; cog=COG0459; superfamily=48592), which translates to MRDLHPTQWRARQEVSSIIVGKILEKDQYAYSFDSQSGEIRQPGLQGHRRPTKVVRAAIQNAASVAGLLITTEAMVAELPKKNAPAMSGGGSGMDF; encoded by the coding sequence GTGAGAGACCTTCACCCAACCCAATGGCGAGCCCGCCAAGAAGTGAGCTCCATCATCGTCGGCAAGATCCTCGAAAAGGACCAGTATGCCTACAGCTTCGACTCGCAGTCGGGCGAAATACGGCAACCTGGTCTCCAAGGGCATCGTCGACCGACCAAGGTCGTGCGTGCGGCGATCCAGAACGCGGCCTCGGTTGCGGGCCTTCTGATCACCACGGAAGCAATGGTGGCCGAACTGCCGAAGAAGAATGCCCCAGCAATGTCAGGTGGCGGCAGTGGCATGGACTTCTAA